CGCCACGGGGCTCCCGGGGGCCGTGGAGCACGGCGGAAGGACCCGCCCCGGATCACCGGGAGCGGGTCCTTCCGCGTGGCTGGCGGGGCGCTCCGCGGGCAGCGGGGCACGGGCCCCGTACGACGCTCCGCCCGGGCGGCTCTCCGGTGGCTACACCACCCGCTGCCCGCTCCGCCACACCGCGCTGACCAGCGGGACGCCCGGGCGGTAGGCGAGGTGGACGTGGCTCGGGGCGTCGAGGAGGACCAGGTCGGCGCGGGCGCCGGGGGTGATCCGGCCGATGTCGGTACGGCGCAGGGCCGCGGCCCCGCCCGCGGTGGCCGACCAGATCGCCTCGTCCGGGGTCATCCCCATGTCGCGTACGGCCAGCGCGATGCAGAACGGCATGGACGAGGTGAACGACGAGCCGGGGTTGCAGTCCGTGGAGAGCGCGACGGTGGCGCCGGCGTCGAGGAGGCGTCGGGCGTCGGGCCAGGTGGCGCGGGTGGAGAACTCCGCGCCCGGGAGCAGCGTGGCCACCGTGCCGCCCTGGCCGAGCGCGTCGACGTCCGCGTCGGTGAGGTGGGTGCAGTGGTCGGCCGACGCGGCGTCGAGCTCGACGGCGAGCTGGACACCGGGGCCGTGACTGAGCTGGTTGGCGTGGATGCGCGGGTGCAGCCCCTTGGCGCGGCCCGCCGTGAGGATGGCGCGGGCCTGGTCGCCGTCGAAGGCTCCCTGCTCGCAGAACACGTCGATCCAGCGGGCGTGCGGGGCGCAGGCCTCCAGCATCGGGCCCGTGACCAGGTCGACGTACCCGGCGGGGTCGTCGGCGTAGTCGGGGGACACGATGTGGGCGCCGAGGTAGGTGACCTCGTCGGTGTGACGGCCCGCGATGCGCAGGGCGCGGGCCTCGTCCTCGACGGTGAGGCCGTAGCCGGACTTGGTCTCGAAGGTGGTGGTGCCCTGGCGCAGGGCCTCGGCGAGGTAGCGGGCGACGTTGGCGGACAGCTCCTCGTCGGTGGCGGCCCGGGTGGCGGCGACGGTGGTGCGGATGCCGCCCGCGCGGTAGGGCCGGCCGGACATGCGGGCGTTGAACTCCTGGGTGCGGTCGCCCGCGAAGACCAGGTGGGAGTGGGAGTCGACGAAGCCCGGGACCACGGCGCGGCCCGCCGCGTCGAGGACGTTGTCAGTGGCGGGTGCTTCGCTGGATTCACCGGTCCAGACGATGCGGTCGCCCTCGATGACGACGGCCGCGTCCTGGATCAGGCCCAGGGGGGTCCCGTTGCCGAGGGAGGGGTCGTTGGTGACCAGGCTGGCGATGTGGGTGACGGCGGTGGTCGTCATCTGGAGAGTGTTCTCCTTGCGTTCCGGAGGGTCCGGGGTCAGGGGTGCAGGGCGGCCACGGCCTCGGCGAGCGCCCGGGGCACGTCCTCGATCCGGGTGTGACGGCCGTCCCGGACGATGTGCCGCCCCGCCACGACCGTGTGCCGCACATCAGCGGCGGAGGCGGCGAATACGGCGGTCTCCGCTGCCAGTCGGGGCACCGGTCCTGCCGTCCTGACGGAGTCCAGGGCGACGGTGGCCAGATCGGCGGGGGCGCCCGGCTCCAGCACGCCCGCGTCGGGGCGCCCCAGTGCGGCGTGCCCGTCGGCGGAGGCGGCTCTCAGCAGTGCGGCGGCCGTCCAGTGGCCCCGGATGTGGGTGCGCAGCCGCTCGTTCAGCTCCATCGCCCGTGCCTCTTCGAAGAGGTCGATCACGGCATGGCTGTCGCTGCCCAGCGAGAGCGGCGAGCCCGCCTTCTGGAGGGCGGTGGCGGGGCCGATGCCGTCGGCCAGGTCGCGTTCGGTGGTGGGGCACATGCAGGTGCCCGTCGCCGAGGAGCCCAGCAGCTGGATGTCGGCCTCGGTGAGGTGCGTGTTGTGGATGCCGGTGGTGCGCGGGCCGAGGACCCCGTGGTCGGCCAGCAGCCGGGTGGGGGTGCGTCCGTGGGCGGCCCGGCAGGCGTCGTTCTCCGCCGTCTGCTCGGAGAGGTGGACGTGGAGCGGGGCCTCCCGCCCCTCGGCCCACTGCGCCACGGTGGCCAGCTGGTCCGCCGGGACCGCCCGGACGGAGTGGATCGCCGCGCCGATCAGCGTGTGGTCGTCGCCCTTGAGGAGGGAGGCGCGCTCGGCCCAGGCCTCGGCCGTGGTGTCGGAGAAGCGCAGCTGGTGCCGGTTGGGCCGCTCGCCGAATCCGGCGGCGAGATAGGCGGTGTCCAGCAGGGTGATCCGGATCCCGGCCTCGGCGGCGGCCGCGATGAGCGCCTCGCCCATGGCGTTCGGGTTGGCGTAGGGGGTGCCGCCGGGGGCGTGGTGCAGATAGTGGAATTCGCCGACGGAGGTGATGCCGGCCAGGGCCATTTCGGCGTACGTGGCGCGGGCCAGGTCGAAGTAGGTGTCCGGGGTGAGCTTGGCCGCCGTGCGGTACATCAGCTCGCGCCAGGTCCAGAAGGTGCCCGAGCCGACCTGGACGGTGGCGCGCAGGGCCCGGTGGAAGGCGTGGGAGTGGGTGTTGGCGAGGCCGGGGAGGGTCAGGCCGCGCAGCGCGGTCGCGCCGGGCGGCGGTGTCTGGACCCCGGTCCTGATCCCGGCGATGCGGCCGTCTGCGACGTCCAGGGCGACGCCCGGCTCGACGTGTGTGCCGAGCCAGGCGTGGTCCATCCAGTAGGTCGCGGTGACGGGCGCGCCCGCCGTCCGTTGTGTCAGCTGCACGCGAGACCTTCCAGTACGTCGGCGAGTGCCTCGACCCCGGCCGTGCAGTCGTTCTCGGCGGCGTGCTCGGCGGGTGAGTGCGAGATGCCGGTGGGGTTCCGTACGAAGAGCATGGCGGTGGGCACCGAGGCGGACAAAATACCCGCATCGTGGCCCGCGCCGGTGCCGAGGACGGGCACCGGCCGCTCCGTGTCGCCGGCGCCTTCGAGGATCTTGGCCAGCTCGTCGCGCAGGGCGTGCCCGAACTCGACCACGGGCGTGAACGATTCGCGCACGACGTCGAGGTCGATCCCGGCCCGCTCGGCGTACTCCCGGGCGGCCCGCTCGACGCCGGTGACGACGGCGTCCAGGGTGGCCTGGTCGGCGGCGCGGGAGTCGAGCCAGCCACGGACGAGGGAGGGGATGGCGTTGACTCCGTTGGGCTCGACCGCGATCTTGCCGAACGTGGCGAGCGCGCCCGTCAGTTCGGCCTCGCGGCGGGCGGCGAGCACGGTCTCGGCGTACGTGAGCATCGGGTCGCGGCGGTCGACGAGCCGGGTGGTGCCCGCGTGGTTGGCCTCGCCCCGGAAGTCGAACCGCCAGCGGCCGTGCGGCCAGATGGCGGAGGCGATGCCGACGGGGTCGCCGGTCAGGTCGAGGGCACGGCCCTGCTCGACGTGGAGCTCGACGAAGGAGCCGATCCGGGCGAGCCGTTCCGGGTCGGGGCCGATGGTCCCGGGGTCGTAGCCGGCCGCCTCCATGGCGGCGGGCAAGGCGGTCCCGTCCGCGTCCCGGAGGCGGTGGGCGTCGGCGACGGTGAGCTGTCCGGCGGCGAGCCGGGACCCGACGCAGGCCAGTCCGAAGCGGGCGCCCTCCTCGTCGCCGAAGTTGGTGACGGCCAGCGGCCGGGTGAACTCCACTCCCCTGCGGTGGAGTTCGTCGAACGCGGCGAAGGAGGACACCACGCCGAGCGGGCCGTCGAAGGCCCCGCCGTCCGGGACGGAGTCCAGATGGGAGCCGGTGACGACGGCGTCCCCGGCCAGGGGGTCGCCGAGCCAGGCCCACTGGTTGCCGTTGCGGTCGGTCTCGTACGCGAGCCCGCGCGCCTCGGCCTGCGCACGGAACCAGGCCCGGCAGTCGAGGTCGGCCGCCGACCAGGCGTAGCGCCGGTAGCCGCCGCTGTCGGGGTGGCGCCCGACGGGAGCCAGCTCCCGCCACATCGAGAGGAAGGAGTCACCGGCACGCCACGGCTGCCGTCCCGGACCGGGAGCGGTGGGCCCGGCCGCACCGGCCGGGCCCTGCCCCGAGGTGCCCGTGGGCATCAGTTGTCCTCCGTCATGGGTACGCGTACGCCCTTGTCCGCGGCGACGGACTCCGCGATGTCGTAGCCGGCGTCGACGTGACGGATGACGCCCATGCCGGGGTCGTTCGTCAGGACGCGGCGGATCTTCTCGCCCGCCAGCTTCGTGCCGTCCGCGACGGAGACCTGCCCCGCGTGGATGGAGCGGCCCATGCCGACGCCGCCGCCGTGGTGGAGGGAGACCCAGGAGGCGCCGGAGGCGACGTTGACCATGGCGTTGAGCAGCGGCCAGTCGGCGATGGCGTCGGAACCGTCGAGCATGGCCTCGGTCTCGCGGTACGGGGAGGCGACCGAGCCGCAGTCGAGGTGGTCGCGGCCGATGGCCAGCGGAGCGGCCAGTTCGCCGCTCGCGACCATGTCGTTGAAGCGCTCGCCGGCCTTGTCGCGCTCGCCGTAGCCGAGCCAGCAGATACGGGCGGGCAGACCCTGGAAGTGGACGCGCTCGCCGGCCATCTTGATCCAGCGGTGCAGCGACTCGTTCTCCGGGAAGAGGTCCAGGATCGCCTTGTCCGTCTTGTGGATGTCGGATGCCTCGCCGGAGAGGGCCGCCCACCGGAAGGGGCCCTTGCCCTCGCAGAAGAGGGGGCGGATGTAGGCGGGGACGAAGCCGGGGAAGTCGAAGGCGCGGTCGTAGCCGGCGAGCCGGGCCTCGCCGCGGATGGAGTTGCCGTAGTCGAAGACCTCGGCGCCGGCGTCCATGAAGCCGACCATGGCCTCGACGTGGCGGGCCATCGACTCGCGGGCGCGCTGCGTGAAGTCGGCGGGCTTCTCGGCGGCGAGGCCGGCCATGTCGTCGAAGTCGACGCCGAGCGGCAGATAGGCCAGCGGGTCGTGGGCGCTGGTCTGGTCGGTGACGATGTCGACCGGCGCGCCCTCGGCGAGCATCCGGGGCAGCAGCTCGGCCGCGTTGCCGAGGAGGCCGATGGAGAGCGGGCGGCGGGCGTCGCGGGCCTCGACGGCGAGCTGGAGGGCGTGCTCCAGGCTGTCGGCCTTCACATCCAGGTAGCGGTGCTCGATGCGGCGTTCGATGGCGCGCGGGTCGCAGTCGATGCAGATCGCGACGCCGTCGTTCATGGTGACGGCGAGGGGCTGGGCGCCGCCCATGCCGCCGAGACCGGCGGTCAGGGTGATCGTCCCGGCCAGCGTCCCGCCGAACTTCTTCGCGGCGACGGCGGCGAAGGTCTCGTAGGTGCCCTGGAGGATGCCCTGGGTGCCGATGTAGATCCAGGACCCGGCGGTCATCTGGCCGTACATGGTCAGGCCCAGCTGCTCCAGGCGGCGGAACTCCTCCCAGGTGGCCCAGTCACCGACCAGGTTGGAGTTGGCGATGAGCACGCGCGGGGCCCACTCGTGGGTCTGCATGACGCCGACCGGCCGCCCGGACTGGACGAGCATCGTCTCGTCCTGCTTGAGCGTCCGCAGCGTGCGGACCATCGCGTCGAACGAGCGCCAGTCGCGGGCCGCCTTGCCGGTGCCGCCGTAGACGACGAGCTTGTCGGGGTGCTCGGCGACCTCGGGGTCGAGGTTGTTCTGCAGCATGCGCAGGGCGGCTTCCTGCTGCCATCCCAGGGCGGTCAGTGCGCTGCCGCGCGGTGCCCGTACGGGGCGGGGTCCTGACATGGCGGTGCCTCCTCGCGACGGTGGAAATCTATTCACATCCTGCTTCTCTGAATAGTCGTAGTCAACAGGTGCGGTTGGCGTCGCGACCGGGAAGGCGTGTTCCCTGTCCCGTCCCAGCGGCCGCCCCGGAGACACCGATGAGCACTCCCGCCCCGCCCGCAGGCGCCCAGCCGCACGCGAAGGACGGCGGATCGCCGCCGCTCAAGCGCGCGCTGGGCCCCAAGCTGCTGATCCTCTTCGTCATCGGCGACATCCTCGGCACCGGCATCTACGCCACCACCGGAGACGTGGCGGGCAAGATCGGCGGCGCGCTCTGGCTGCCGTTCGCGATCGGCTTCGCCGTAGCCCTGCTGACGGCGGCCTCGTACGTGGAGCTGGTCGGCAAGTACCCGAAGGCCGCCGGGGCCGCGCTCTACACCCAGAAGGCGTTCAAGGTCCCCTTCCTGACCTTCGTCGTGGCGTTCATGGTCATGTGCTCGGGCCTCTCCTCGGCGAGCGCGGCGGCGCGGGCGTTCAGCGGCGACTATCTGGGCGAGTTCACCGAAGCGGTGCCGCCGACGCTGATCGCGGTCCTGTTCATCCTCGCCCTGGCCGCGATCAACCTGCGCGGCGTCGCCGAGTCCGTCAAGGCGAACGTCGTCCTGACCCTGGTCGAGGTCAGCGGGCTCGCGGTGATCCTCGCGATCGGCGCGTACGCCGTGTTCAGCGGCGAGGGCGAACCCTCCCGGCTGACCCAGATCGAGACCGGCGGCACCGGATACGCCCTGGTCACCGGCGTCCTCGGCGCCACCGCGCTCGGCTTCTTCGCCTTCGTGGGCTTCGAGGACTCGGTCAACATGGCCGAGGAGACCAAGAACCCGGCCCGCAACTTCCCCCGCGCCATCTTCATCGGCGTGGGCGTCACCGGCACCATCTACGTCCTGGTCGCCCTGATCTCCTCGCTCCTGGTCGACTCCCGGACCCTGTCGGGATCGAGCGGCCCGCTGCTGGAGGTGGTGAAGGCCGGAGGCGTCGATTTCCCGCCGAAACTCTTCGCGCTGATCGCCCTGTTCGCCGTCACCAACTCGGCGCTGATCAACATCATGATGGCCTCCCGGCTCTGCTACGGCATGGCCAACGAGCGCATCCTGCCGCCCACGATGGGCAAGGTGCTGTCCGGCCGGCGCACCCCCTGGGTCGGGATCGTCTTCGTCTCCGCCCTGGCGATCGGCCTGGTCTCCACCGGCGAGATCGAGGGCCTCGGCGACACCACCTCGTTCCTGCTGCTCTGCGTCTTCGCCGTGGTCAACATCGCCGTACTGGTGCTGCGCGGGGACCCGGTGGACCACCACCACTTCCGAACGCCGACGGCGCTGCCGGTGCTCGGCGCGCTCACCTCGCTGATCCTGGCGAGCCCGCTCGCCGACCGGGGCTCCGACGTGTACGTACGAGCCGGAGTCCTGCTGCTCATCGGGATCGGGCTCTGGGGGCTCAACAAGGTGGTCATGACCGCCCGCGACAGGTCCGGCGCCGACCACTCCTGACCAGGCGTCACCGCACCGGTCGGCCACCACATTTCAGCCGCTCCTTTACACCCCGGAGGGCATGTACCAAAGGAAAATGCCAGAACCTCCACCAGTCGTAAGCACGTTGCGTAGCCTCTGCGTTACAGCCGTACGCCACGTCGGGAGGGGAAATCCGCGTGCCCGGAATCGACGAGTGCCTGCTCGAAGTCATGAGGCTGCCCGGCGCCCGGGGCGCCTCGGTGGTCGACTGGACGAGCGGTCTCGCCCTCGGCACCATCGGGGACTCCCCCAACGGCGACCACGAGGCGACCGCCGCCGAGACGGCGGAGGTCGCCCGGATGACCGCCGAACAGCCCGCCTTCGCGCGCCTCGGCGCGGAAGGCGAACGGCCCACGGAGGCACCGAGCACCCCCGTGGAGGACGTCATCGTCACCACCCACGACGGATACCACATGCTCCGATTCGTGGAGACGGCATTCGACAGCAGTGTCTTCCTGCATCTGTGGCTGGACCGCTCGGCGGGCAATCTCGCGCTCGCCCGGAGACGGCTCGGCGAACTGGCCGAGCAACTGGTGCTGGCATGAGCGCGATAGCCGCCGACCCCGACGCACCGGAGACGGACCGGCTCCCGGTCCTCTCCCCGATGCTCCAGCGTCTGGCCGCCGAGCGCGCCACCGGCGCCCTGATGCGCGACCGAGGCACGCTCTACCTCGCCGACGGCCAGGTGGTGCATGCCGAGAGCCCCGCCACCCCCGGCATCGACGTCCTGCTCACCACCGGCGGGACCCTGCGACACGAGGGCTGGTGGGACGCCGTGGCGCAGGCCGGGGCAGGCAACCGGGTCGGCCGCTATCTCGTGGACAGCGGCCATGTTCCGGGCGGCGCACTGGAGTTGTGCCATCTGGGCGCGCTGTACGACGCCGCGTTCTTCGCGCTCGCCCCGACCGGGACGCCCGCCCGCTTCCGTTACGGAGTGGCGCACTGGATCGGTCCGGTGCGGCCCGTCCCGGTCGCCGCCGTGGAGCGCGAGACGCTGCGCAGACGGGAGTTCCTGGACCGCATCTGGCCCGACCCCGCCTGCGACAGCGCCCCGCTCCTGCGCACGGCGCACCGGGCCGACGCCCAGGTCCCGGCCCGGCAGCGCCGGCTCCTGGAGCTGGTCGACGGGGTCCGTACGGCCTCGGACATCGCGCAGGCGCTGGGCCGTTCGGCGTTCCACGTCCTGGTCGACCTGCGGCGTCTCGCGGCGGCCGGCCTGGTGGAGGCGGTCCGCGCCCAGCCTCTGCCGGCCGCCGCGGCCCCCGGTCGGATCACGCTCCCCGAGGTGACGGCCGACCCCGATATCGCCCTGCTGCGCCGACTCCGAGACGCATTGGAGGCCCTGTGATACGCGCGCTCAGACAGCGTGCCGGGAGGAGACAGCTGATGGTGCCCGAGGCCGAAGTGCGAGATGTCCTCGACGAGCTCCAGCGGTTACGCGCCCGGGTCCCGCTGCTCTCCGGAGCGCTGGCCGCCTCCACCGACGGGCTCGTCCTGGCCCACGACACCCCGGGCGTCGAGGCGGAGGGCGTCGCCGCCCTCACCGCCGCCGCCCTCGGCGTCTCCATCCGGATGACCGACGCCACCGGCCGGGGCGCCTTCCGGGAACTGCTGGTCCGCGGCGGCAACGGCTACATCGCCACCTACGCCGCGGGCTCCTCCGCCGTCCTGACCCTGCTGGCCGAGGACCGCATCAACGTCGGCCGGCTCCATCTGGAGGGCCGCCGCGCGGGTGCCCGGATCGGCGAACTCGTCGACACCGCGCTGGAGCGCGTCGAGCGCCCCGCCGCCGCGGCCACCCGTGCCGCCCCGCCACGCCCCGCCACCGCACCCAACCGCGCCCTGCCGCAACGCCCCACGTAACGCGCCCTCGCGCAGCGGTCGCTCACATCCCCCCACCCGTACCGCCACACCCACCGGGACTCGGCCATCACGCAGAAGCCCGCGCACCAGCCCGCACGGAAACCGGCCCAGCGGCCGGCACAGAAACGGACCCGGTCACCGCGACCGGCCAGGGAAAGGAAACGAGCCTCCATGGCGAACACCGAAGCGTCACTGAAGGAAGCGATGAGCTCGATCGAGGGCACCACCGGTGTCGCCCTCGTCGACTACACGAGCGGCATGGCCCTGGGCACGCTCGGCGGCGGGAAGGACTTCAACCTGGAGGTCGCCGCCGCGGGCAACACCGACGTCATCCGCGCCAAGCTCCGCACCATGGAGCACCTGGGGATCAAGGAGGAGATCGAGGACATCCTCATCACCCTGGGCACCCAGTACCACCTGATCCGGCTGCTCAAGACCCGTGGCGGCAACGGCCTGTTCCTCTACCTGGTGCTGGACTCGAGCCGGGCGAACCTGGCCATGGCCCGCCACCAGCTGAAGCGGATCGAGGCGGAGCTGGAGGTCTGACGCGTTGGGGCGGCGCGGGGCCGGCCTCACTCCACGAACAGGCCGCGCGCCGCCGCCCGTACGTCGAACTCCTCCAACCGCGCCTGGGCGTCGGGGAGTCCGTCGCACATCGCCTCCAGCAGCACCCGGCCGAGCAGCATCGGCGCACAGACGGTGTCGAAGGAGAGCCCGGAGCCGATCGCCGCCGGGAGCAGCAGATCGCTGTGCTTGGCGACGGGCGCGAACGCGGAGTCGGCGACCGTCACGACGGTCAGCCCCTGGTCCCGGGCGTACGCGAGCGCGTCCACGCTCTCCTTGGGGTGGCGCGGCAGCGCGAAGCACATCAGGGCGGTGGCCCCGGCCCGGCGGGCGGAGTCGATCCGGTCGGCCAGCATGCTGCCGCCCTCGTCGAGCACCCGGACGTCGGGGTGCACCTTGGCGGCGAAGTAGCCGAAGCCGCGCGCCTGCGAGGAGGCGGCGCGCAGCCCGAGCACCGGCAGCGGCCGGGAGCCGGCGAGCAGCAGCCCGGCCCGCTCGACGGGCGCGGGATCGGCGAGCACGTCGGAGAGGTGCTGGAGGTTCTCGATCTCGGCGCGGACGGCCTGCTGGTACTCGTTGTACCGCTCCCCGGTCTCCTCCCGCTCCAGGTCGGCGGGCGCGACCTCGCGCAGATGCCTGCGCAGCGCCGGATAGCCGTCGAAGCCGAGGGCGACGGCGAAGCGGGTGACGGAGGGCTGGCTGACCCCGGCCAGCTCGGCCAGCTCGACGCTGGAGAGGAACGGCGCGTCGGCGGCCCGGCGGACCATGCAGTGCGCGATGCGCCGCTGGGTGGGCGTGAGCCGTTGGCCCTCGAAAAGCCGCTGCAACCGCGCGGCGGGGCTGCTCCCGCTCATGGTGTCCCCTTGTTGGATCCGTCGCGCCCGACCGGCGCCGATCATTCTATTCAGCCAGGAAGGTTGCTGTATGTCCATATGCAGGAGCTGGTCGGGAGGAGACCGCGGGAGACCCTGGTGGGGGGGTAGCCCCACGGAATTCGGGGGCTAGCCCTACTGTCACGGGGACCTGGACTCCGTACCGTCATCCGCATGGAAGCCCGTGACCACGAGCTCAAGAAGGAGCTCGCCGCCACCCTCCAGGCCCGCGGCGAGCTGGGTGCGGAGTACGAGTCCGTGCTCATCGAATCGTTCCTGGAGAAGGTCGAGCAGCGCCTCGACACCACGCTCGACCGCCGGGTCCGCCGCCAGCTCGCCGAGCAGCAGATGACCAGCGCCCGGGGCGCGCGTCCGGCACAGCCGGAGACCTTCGGGGAGCGGCACGCCCTGGGGATCGTCTCGCTGATCCTCGCCGTCCCGCTGTCCGCGATCGGCGTCGTGAACGCCGGGATCGAGGGGCTGGTGGTGGCCTGGCTCGGCATCGTCGGCGTCAACGCGTTCCAGGCGGCGCGGGGCGGGGGGCTGTTCCGCCGCCGGGACGAACGGACGTCGTCCGACTGGAGGGACTGAGCCTGACGGAGAGGCTGAGAGGGGCCGAGCCCGAAGGTCATGTCGCGGGGACCGCCGCACCCCCGGTTGCCCGGGGGGCGGGACGACGGCGGCCCCCGCGAGGGACGCGGTCCGGGTCAGGGCCGGTAGCCCGCGTCCGGGCGACGGTGGAGGTCCGGGAGCCGCTCCGTAGTCCGGTGTCGCCGTTCTGGGTGCCGGCGGGTTTCCCTGCCGACACCCACCAATGTGCCGGAGCCGTGTTAAGCGGGTGCTGCGCGGACGTGACGCGCTCGTACCGTTTTCGCGAAGACCCGCGCCCTGCGCGAGGACCCCGCGCCGGACCCCCGCAAGGCCCGCGCCCGGCTTCCCGTGGCCCCGCTCCGTCAGGCCTTCGCCGTCCCCGCGTCCTTGGCGAGGAACGCCAGCAGGTCCTGCCGGCTCACGACGCCCTTGGGCTTGCCCTCGACGAGCACGATCGCTGCGTCGGCCCCCTCCGCGCCGCTGAGCACGGCCATCAGGTCCTCGACCGGTTCGCCGGAGCCGACCTGCGGAAGCGGGGCCGACATGTGCTTCTCCAGCGGGTCGGCCAGCGAGGCACGCTGGGTGAACAGCGCGTCCAGCAGCTGCCGTTCCACGACGGAGCCG
This sequence is a window from Streptomyces parvus. Protein-coding genes within it:
- the hutU gene encoding urocanate hydratase — encoded protein: MSGPRPVRAPRGSALTALGWQQEAALRMLQNNLDPEVAEHPDKLVVYGGTGKAARDWRSFDAMVRTLRTLKQDETMLVQSGRPVGVMQTHEWAPRVLIANSNLVGDWATWEEFRRLEQLGLTMYGQMTAGSWIYIGTQGILQGTYETFAAVAAKKFGGTLAGTITLTAGLGGMGGAQPLAVTMNDGVAICIDCDPRAIERRIEHRYLDVKADSLEHALQLAVEARDARRPLSIGLLGNAAELLPRMLAEGAPVDIVTDQTSAHDPLAYLPLGVDFDDMAGLAAEKPADFTQRARESMARHVEAMVGFMDAGAEVFDYGNSIRGEARLAGYDRAFDFPGFVPAYIRPLFCEGKGPFRWAALSGEASDIHKTDKAILDLFPENESLHRWIKMAGERVHFQGLPARICWLGYGERDKAGERFNDMVASGELAAPLAIGRDHLDCGSVASPYRETEAMLDGSDAIADWPLLNAMVNVASGASWVSLHHGGGVGMGRSIHAGQVSVADGTKLAGEKIRRVLTNDPGMGVIRHVDAGYDIAESVAADKGVRVPMTEDN
- a CDS encoding APC family permease, producing MSTPAPPAGAQPHAKDGGSPPLKRALGPKLLILFVIGDILGTGIYATTGDVAGKIGGALWLPFAIGFAVALLTAASYVELVGKYPKAAGAALYTQKAFKVPFLTFVVAFMVMCSGLSSASAAARAFSGDYLGEFTEAVPPTLIAVLFILALAAINLRGVAESVKANVVLTLVEVSGLAVILAIGAYAVFSGEGEPSRLTQIETGGTGYALVTGVLGATALGFFAFVGFEDSVNMAEETKNPARNFPRAIFIGVGVTGTIYVLVALISSLLVDSRTLSGSSGPLLEVVKAGGVDFPPKLFALIALFAVTNSALINIMMASRLCYGMANERILPPTMGKVLSGRRTPWVGIVFVSALAIGLVSTGEIEGLGDTTSFLLLCVFAVVNIAVLVLRGDPVDHHHFRTPTALPVLGALTSLILASPLADRGSDVYVRAGVLLLIGIGLWGLNKVVMTARDRSGADHS
- the hutI gene encoding imidazolonepropionase, with product MTTTAVTHIASLVTNDPSLGNGTPLGLIQDAAVVIEGDRIVWTGESSEAPATDNVLDAAGRAVVPGFVDSHSHLVFAGDRTQEFNARMSGRPYRAGGIRTTVAATRAATDEELSANVARYLAEALRQGTTTFETKSGYGLTVEDEARALRIAGRHTDEVTYLGAHIVSPDYADDPAGYVDLVTGPMLEACAPHARWIDVFCEQGAFDGDQARAILTAGRAKGLHPRIHANQLSHGPGVQLAVELDAASADHCTHLTDADVDALGQGGTVATLLPGAEFSTRATWPDARRLLDAGATVALSTDCNPGSSFTSSMPFCIALAVRDMGMTPDEAIWSATAGGAAALRRTDIGRITPGARADLVLLDAPSHVHLAYRPGVPLVSAVWRSGQRVV
- a CDS encoding allantoate amidohydrolase, yielding MPTGTSGQGPAGAAGPTAPGPGRQPWRAGDSFLSMWRELAPVGRHPDSGGYRRYAWSAADLDCRAWFRAQAEARGLAYETDRNGNQWAWLGDPLAGDAVVTGSHLDSVPDGGAFDGPLGVVSSFAAFDELHRRGVEFTRPLAVTNFGDEEGARFGLACVGSRLAAGQLTVADAHRLRDADGTALPAAMEAAGYDPGTIGPDPERLARIGSFVELHVEQGRALDLTGDPVGIASAIWPHGRWRFDFRGEANHAGTTRLVDRRDPMLTYAETVLAARREAELTGALATFGKIAVEPNGVNAIPSLVRGWLDSRAADQATLDAVVTGVERAAREYAERAGIDLDVVRESFTPVVEFGHALRDELAKILEGAGDTERPVPVLGTGAGHDAGILSASVPTAMLFVRNPTGISHSPAEHAAENDCTAGVEALADVLEGLACS
- a CDS encoding helix-turn-helix domain-containing protein, whose product is MSAIAADPDAPETDRLPVLSPMLQRLAAERATGALMRDRGTLYLADGQVVHAESPATPGIDVLLTTGGTLRHEGWWDAVAQAGAGNRVGRYLVDSGHVPGGALELCHLGALYDAAFFALAPTGTPARFRYGVAHWIGPVRPVPVAAVERETLRRREFLDRIWPDPACDSAPLLRTAHRADAQVPARQRRLLELVDGVRTASDIAQALGRSAFHVLVDLRRLAAAGLVEAVRAQPLPAAAAPGRITLPEVTADPDIALLRRLRDALEAL
- a CDS encoding formimidoylglutamate deiminase; translation: MQLTQRTAGAPVTATYWMDHAWLGTHVEPGVALDVADGRIAGIRTGVQTPPPGATALRGLTLPGLANTHSHAFHRALRATVQVGSGTFWTWRELMYRTAAKLTPDTYFDLARATYAEMALAGITSVGEFHYLHHAPGGTPYANPNAMGEALIAAAAEAGIRITLLDTAYLAAGFGERPNRHQLRFSDTTAEAWAERASLLKGDDHTLIGAAIHSVRAVPADQLATVAQWAEGREAPLHVHLSEQTAENDACRAAHGRTPTRLLADHGVLGPRTTGIHNTHLTEADIQLLGSSATGTCMCPTTERDLADGIGPATALQKAGSPLSLGSDSHAVIDLFEEARAMELNERLRTHIRGHWTAAALLRAASADGHAALGRPDAGVLEPGAPADLATVALDSVRTAGPVPRLAAETAVFAASAADVRHTVVAGRHIVRDGRHTRIEDVPRALAEAVAALHP
- a CDS encoding roadblock/LC7 domain-containing protein, producing the protein MVPEAEVRDVLDELQRLRARVPLLSGALAASTDGLVLAHDTPGVEAEGVAALTAAALGVSIRMTDATGRGAFRELLVRGGNGYIATYAAGSSAVLTLLAEDRINVGRLHLEGRRAGARIGELVDTALERVERPAAAATRAAPPRPATAPNRALPQRPT
- a CDS encoding MurR/RpiR family transcriptional regulator, whose translation is MSGSSPAARLQRLFEGQRLTPTQRRIAHCMVRRAADAPFLSSVELAELAGVSQPSVTRFAVALGFDGYPALRRHLREVAPADLEREETGERYNEYQQAVRAEIENLQHLSDVLADPAPVERAGLLLAGSRPLPVLGLRAASSQARGFGYFAAKVHPDVRVLDEGGSMLADRIDSARRAGATALMCFALPRHPKESVDALAYARDQGLTVVTVADSAFAPVAKHSDLLLPAAIGSGLSFDTVCAPMLLGRVLLEAMCDGLPDAQARLEEFDVRAAARGLFVE